One stretch of Tachysurus fulvidraco isolate hzauxx_2018 chromosome 12, HZAU_PFXX_2.0, whole genome shotgun sequence DNA includes these proteins:
- the ccdc32 gene encoding coiled-coil domain-containing protein 32 isoform X3: MNSIITLTKLQQQFVTNVIPRMIDQTELQKNRDMTDDSKSVEIRSSGDLWSEICSDLPEPVEHGTTDEHFTDSFQPQCPVSNQSSFIPPSNLTSSSQWEPMADSAVYIASLENRLKRIKGQSNEVTSREMLRSLSQAKKECWDRFLHDAQTSELFQEGDLDQSALEQLKRWFSPERVAISAEELEYLLFPSKSRESAPHHPSSIGYSTEELDEEECSSPEK; encoded by the exons ATGAACTCCATCATCACCCTGACAAAACTGCAGCAGCAATTTGTAACCAATGTTATACCTCGCATGATTGATCAAACTGAACTTCAGAAGAA CAGAGACATGACTGATGATTCCAAAAGTGTTGAGATCCGGTCCAGCGGTGATTTGTGGTCAGAGATCTGCTCAGATCTGCCAGAGCCAGTGGAGCACGGGACCACTGACGAACACTTCACAGATTCATTCCAGCCTCAATGTCCTGTGAGCAACCAGAGCAGCTTCATCCCTCCTAGCAACCTTACGTCTTCCAGTCAGTGGGAACCGATGGCAGATTCTGCAGTCTACATCGCCAGCTTGG AAAACCGTTTGAAGAGGATTAAAGGTCAGTCAAATGAAGTCACATCCAGGGAAATGCTGCGCTCATTGTCTCAGGCCAAAAAAGAGTGCTGGGACAGGTTCCTCCATGATGCCCAGACTTCAGAGTTATTCCAGGAAGGAGATCTGGATCAGAG TGCTTTGGAGCAGCTAAAGCGTTGGTTTTCTCCAGAGCGTGTAGCAATCAGTGCAGAAGAGCTGGAGTACCTCCTATTTCCGTCTAAGAGCAGAGAGAGCGCTCCACATCACCCATCCAGTATAGGTTATTCCACAGAAGAGCTGGACGAGGAAGAATGTTCAAGTCCCGAGAAATAA
- the ccdc32 gene encoding coiled-coil domain-containing protein 32 isoform X2: MNSIITLTKLQQQFVTNVIPRMIDQTELQKKDMTDDSKSVEIRSSGDLWSEICSDLPEPVEHGTTDEHFTDSFQPQCPVSNQSSFIPPSNLTSSSQWEPMADSAVYIASLENRLKRIKGQSNEVTSREMLRSLSQAKKECWDRFLHDAQTSELFQEGDLDQRQVRNKSHHFVLLWCSYGALEQLKRWFSPERVAISAEELEYLLFPSKSRESAPHHPSSIGYSTEELDEEECSSPEK, from the exons ATGAACTCCATCATCACCCTGACAAAACTGCAGCAGCAATTTGTAACCAATGTTATACCTCGCATGATTGATCAAACTGAACTTCAGAAGAA AGACATGACTGATGATTCCAAAAGTGTTGAGATCCGGTCCAGCGGTGATTTGTGGTCAGAGATCTGCTCAGATCTGCCAGAGCCAGTGGAGCACGGGACCACTGACGAACACTTCACAGATTCATTCCAGCCTCAATGTCCTGTGAGCAACCAGAGCAGCTTCATCCCTCCTAGCAACCTTACGTCTTCCAGTCAGTGGGAACCGATGGCAGATTCTGCAGTCTACATCGCCAGCTTGG AAAACCGTTTGAAGAGGATTAAAGGTCAGTCAAATGAAGTCACATCCAGGGAAATGCTGCGCTCATTGTCTCAGGCCAAAAAAGAGTGCTGGGACAGGTTCCTCCATGATGCCCAGACTTCAGAGTTATTCCAGGAAGGAGATCTGGATCAGAGGCAAGTGAGGAACAAGTCACATCATTTTGTTCTACTCTGGTGTTCCTATGG TGCTTTGGAGCAGCTAAAGCGTTGGTTTTCTCCAGAGCGTGTAGCAATCAGTGCAGAAGAGCTGGAGTACCTCCTATTTCCGTCTAAGAGCAGAGAGAGCGCTCCACATCACCCATCCAGTATAGGTTATTCCACAGAAGAGCTGGACGAGGAAGAATGTTCAAGTCCCGAGAAATAA
- the ccdc32 gene encoding coiled-coil domain-containing protein 32 isoform X1: MNSIITLTKLQQQFVTNVIPRMIDQTELQKNRDMTDDSKSVEIRSSGDLWSEICSDLPEPVEHGTTDEHFTDSFQPQCPVSNQSSFIPPSNLTSSSQWEPMADSAVYIASLENRLKRIKGQSNEVTSREMLRSLSQAKKECWDRFLHDAQTSELFQEGDLDQRQVRNKSHHFVLLWCSYGALEQLKRWFSPERVAISAEELEYLLFPSKSRESAPHHPSSIGYSTEELDEEECSSPEK, encoded by the exons ATGAACTCCATCATCACCCTGACAAAACTGCAGCAGCAATTTGTAACCAATGTTATACCTCGCATGATTGATCAAACTGAACTTCAGAAGAA CAGAGACATGACTGATGATTCCAAAAGTGTTGAGATCCGGTCCAGCGGTGATTTGTGGTCAGAGATCTGCTCAGATCTGCCAGAGCCAGTGGAGCACGGGACCACTGACGAACACTTCACAGATTCATTCCAGCCTCAATGTCCTGTGAGCAACCAGAGCAGCTTCATCCCTCCTAGCAACCTTACGTCTTCCAGTCAGTGGGAACCGATGGCAGATTCTGCAGTCTACATCGCCAGCTTGG AAAACCGTTTGAAGAGGATTAAAGGTCAGTCAAATGAAGTCACATCCAGGGAAATGCTGCGCTCATTGTCTCAGGCCAAAAAAGAGTGCTGGGACAGGTTCCTCCATGATGCCCAGACTTCAGAGTTATTCCAGGAAGGAGATCTGGATCAGAGGCAAGTGAGGAACAAGTCACATCATTTTGTTCTACTCTGGTGTTCCTATGG TGCTTTGGAGCAGCTAAAGCGTTGGTTTTCTCCAGAGCGTGTAGCAATCAGTGCAGAAGAGCTGGAGTACCTCCTATTTCCGTCTAAGAGCAGAGAGAGCGCTCCACATCACCCATCCAGTATAGGTTATTCCACAGAAGAGCTGGACGAGGAAGAATGTTCAAGTCCCGAGAAATAA
- the ccdc32 gene encoding coiled-coil domain-containing protein 32 isoform X5: MNSIITLTKLQQQFVTNVIPRMIDQTELQKNRDMTDDSKSVEIRSSGDLWSEICSDLPEPVEHGTTDEHFTDSFQPQCPVSNQSSFIPPSNLTSSSQWEPMADSAVYIASLENRLKRIKGQSNEVTSREMLRSLSQAKKECWDRFLHDAQTSELFQEGDLDQRQCFGAAKALVFSRACSNQCRRAGVPPISV, from the exons ATGAACTCCATCATCACCCTGACAAAACTGCAGCAGCAATTTGTAACCAATGTTATACCTCGCATGATTGATCAAACTGAACTTCAGAAGAA CAGAGACATGACTGATGATTCCAAAAGTGTTGAGATCCGGTCCAGCGGTGATTTGTGGTCAGAGATCTGCTCAGATCTGCCAGAGCCAGTGGAGCACGGGACCACTGACGAACACTTCACAGATTCATTCCAGCCTCAATGTCCTGTGAGCAACCAGAGCAGCTTCATCCCTCCTAGCAACCTTACGTCTTCCAGTCAGTGGGAACCGATGGCAGATTCTGCAGTCTACATCGCCAGCTTGG AAAACCGTTTGAAGAGGATTAAAGGTCAGTCAAATGAAGTCACATCCAGGGAAATGCTGCGCTCATTGTCTCAGGCCAAAAAAGAGTGCTGGGACAGGTTCCTCCATGATGCCCAGACTTCAGAGTTATTCCAGGAAGGAGATCTGGATCAGAGGCAA TGCTTTGGAGCAGCTAAAGCGTTGGTTTTCTCCAGAGCGTGTAGCAATCAGTGCAGAAGAGCTGGAGTACCTCCTATTTCCGTCTAA
- the ccdc32 gene encoding coiled-coil domain-containing protein 32 isoform X6, whose translation MTDDSKSVEIRSSGDLWSEICSDLPEPVEHGTTDEHFTDSFQPQCPVSNQSSFIPPSNLTSSSQWEPMADSAVYIASLENRLKRIKGQSNEVTSREMLRSLSQAKKECWDRFLHDAQTSELFQEGDLDQSALEQLKRWFSPERVAISAEELEYLLFPSKSRESAPHHPSSIGYSTEELDEEECSSPEK comes from the exons ATGACTGATGATTCCAAAAGTGTTGAGATCCGGTCCAGCGGTGATTTGTGGTCAGAGATCTGCTCAGATCTGCCAGAGCCAGTGGAGCACGGGACCACTGACGAACACTTCACAGATTCATTCCAGCCTCAATGTCCTGTGAGCAACCAGAGCAGCTTCATCCCTCCTAGCAACCTTACGTCTTCCAGTCAGTGGGAACCGATGGCAGATTCTGCAGTCTACATCGCCAGCTTGG AAAACCGTTTGAAGAGGATTAAAGGTCAGTCAAATGAAGTCACATCCAGGGAAATGCTGCGCTCATTGTCTCAGGCCAAAAAAGAGTGCTGGGACAGGTTCCTCCATGATGCCCAGACTTCAGAGTTATTCCAGGAAGGAGATCTGGATCAGAG TGCTTTGGAGCAGCTAAAGCGTTGGTTTTCTCCAGAGCGTGTAGCAATCAGTGCAGAAGAGCTGGAGTACCTCCTATTTCCGTCTAAGAGCAGAGAGAGCGCTCCACATCACCCATCCAGTATAGGTTATTCCACAGAAGAGCTGGACGAGGAAGAATGTTCAAGTCCCGAGAAATAA
- the ccdc32 gene encoding coiled-coil domain-containing protein 32 isoform X4, whose protein sequence is MTDDSKSVEIRSSGDLWSEICSDLPEPVEHGTTDEHFTDSFQPQCPVSNQSSFIPPSNLTSSSQWEPMADSAVYIASLENRLKRIKGQSNEVTSREMLRSLSQAKKECWDRFLHDAQTSELFQEGDLDQRQVRNKSHHFVLLWCSYGALEQLKRWFSPERVAISAEELEYLLFPSKSRESAPHHPSSIGYSTEELDEEECSSPEK, encoded by the exons ATGACTGATGATTCCAAAAGTGTTGAGATCCGGTCCAGCGGTGATTTGTGGTCAGAGATCTGCTCAGATCTGCCAGAGCCAGTGGAGCACGGGACCACTGACGAACACTTCACAGATTCATTCCAGCCTCAATGTCCTGTGAGCAACCAGAGCAGCTTCATCCCTCCTAGCAACCTTACGTCTTCCAGTCAGTGGGAACCGATGGCAGATTCTGCAGTCTACATCGCCAGCTTGG AAAACCGTTTGAAGAGGATTAAAGGTCAGTCAAATGAAGTCACATCCAGGGAAATGCTGCGCTCATTGTCTCAGGCCAAAAAAGAGTGCTGGGACAGGTTCCTCCATGATGCCCAGACTTCAGAGTTATTCCAGGAAGGAGATCTGGATCAGAGGCAAGTGAGGAACAAGTCACATCATTTTGTTCTACTCTGGTGTTCCTATGG TGCTTTGGAGCAGCTAAAGCGTTGGTTTTCTCCAGAGCGTGTAGCAATCAGTGCAGAAGAGCTGGAGTACCTCCTATTTCCGTCTAAGAGCAGAGAGAGCGCTCCACATCACCCATCCAGTATAGGTTATTCCACAGAAGAGCTGGACGAGGAAGAATGTTCAAGTCCCGAGAAATAA
- the prlh2r gene encoding prolactin releasing hormone 2 receptor produces the protein MDSLNGTWENITLNVSPPSRSSFNGLNLLMELKMLFVPLYAMLVLVACCGNLFLLFLIGLNKKLHSTTNFLIGNLALADLVMCLFCVPLTVFYAFDERGWVFGHFMCRFVTLMQTATVFAAVLSLTAIAVDRYIVVAYPIRRRVGRHICTGLVLSIWLCALVMSIPATLHTVYLDLSAAGHQMAVCEEFWQGQELGRLIYSCFFLLLSYFVPLAAVSISYCAISCHLQHRATQGLIAAIPSNQEKWGRKRRKTFRLLLISVLCFAFSWLPLQVVNLIRDLDTDFVILSKSHVNVIQISCHLLAMSSACFNPFIYASLHDKFLSYLCRNMFHRPRQSQAQSSSTTSSRFPRQHTGSTVAGIPMSASKTIQDEI, from the coding sequence ATGGACTCCCTGAATGGAACCTGGGAGAACATCACTTTAAACGTATCTCCTCCATCTCGTTCCTCTTTCAATGGACTAAACCTTCTGATGGAACTAAAGATGCTTTTTGTCCCTCTCTATGCCATGCTAGTACTAGTAGCCTGCTGTGGAAACCtgtttctcctctttctcatcGGACTGAACAAGAAGCTTCATAGCACAACAAACTTCCTGATTGGAAACTTAGCCCTTGCTGACTTGGTCATGTGTCTTTTCTGTGTGCCCCTGACTGTGTTTTATGCTTTTGATGAGCGTGGCTGGGTTTTTGGGCACTTCATGTGCCGTTTTGTCACGCTTATGCAGACTGCGACCGTCTTTGCGGCAGTCTTGTCTCTGACGGCCATAGCCGTAGACCGCTACATCGTGGTTGCTTATCCCATTCGTCGACGTGTAGGGCGGCATATTTGCACTGGCTTGGTGCTAAGCATATGGCTTTGTGCCCTGGTAATGTCCATCCctgctacactacacactgtgtatttGGATCTGAGCGCTGCAGGTCATCAAATGGCCGTGTGTGAGGAGTTCTGGCAAGGTCAAGAGCTTGGACGGCTCATCTACTCGTGCTTCTTTCTGCTCCTCTCCTATTTTGTCCCCCTTGCAGCTGTGTCTATATCCTACTGTGCCATTTCGTGCCACCTTCAGCACCGCGCCACACAGGGACTTATAGCTGCCATTCCCTCCAATCAGGAGAAATGGGGCCGCAAGAGACGCAAGACCTTCCGCCTTTTGTTGATATCAGTGCTGTGTTTTGCATTCTCCTGGCTTCCCTTGCAGGTGGTCAACCTCATCCGTGACCTGGACACTGACTTTGTTATACTGAGCAAGAGTCATGTCAACGTGATCCAGATCTCATGCCATTTGTTAGCCATGAGCTCTGCATGCTTTAACCCTTTTATCTATGCTTCTCTGCATGACAagtttttgtcttatttgtGCCGCAACATGTTCCATAGGCCCAGACAATCTCAGGCCCAAAGCAGCTCTACCACCTCCAGTCGATTTCCCCGCCAACACACCGGCTCCACCGTGGCTGGTATTCCCATGTCTGCGAGCAAGACAATACAAGATGAAATTTAG